In one window of Romboutsia hominis DNA:
- a CDS encoding nucleoside phosphorylase produces the protein MLLQLQKYIIWRDDIYIVLHEFDENKKAIINPWNIQSKIDGFPKIAVSCFSKTTFTRIIKELNATQIAQMSGTNGKNIIYKVNYENIDIALYMSTVGAPCCIGEIEDIFQMGCEKIILFGTCGVLDASIEDCSIIIPNSAIRDEGTSYHYAPPSDEIKVNTKYMDEFIEILDSHKLKYTIGKVWTTDAMYRETKDKVRRRKEQGCICVDMECSAVGAIASFREKEVFHFFYAADNLDSEEWNQRSLSNDEKLIEKDKIATIAMEMAVKIATK, from the coding sequence ATTCTGCTACAATTACAAAAATATATAATTTGGAGGGATGATATATATATAGTACTACATGAGTTCGATGAAAATAAAAAGGCTATAATAAACCCTTGGAATATACAAAGTAAAATAGATGGATTTCCTAAAATAGCTGTATCATGTTTTTCAAAAACAACTTTTACAAGAATAATAAAAGAATTAAATGCTACCCAAATAGCACAGATGAGTGGAACAAACGGAAAAAACATAATATACAAAGTAAATTATGAAAATATAGACATAGCTCTATACATGTCAACTGTAGGAGCTCCATGTTGCATAGGAGAAATAGAAGATATATTTCAAATGGGATGTGAAAAAATAATATTATTTGGAACTTGTGGCGTACTAGATGCATCAATAGAAGATTGCTCTATTATAATACCAAATAGTGCAATAAGAGATGAAGGAACGAGCTATCACTATGCACCACCCTCTGATGAAATTAAAGTAAATACTAAATACATGGATGAATTTATAGAAATACTAGATAGTCATAAATTAAAATACACAATAGGAAAAGTGTGGACAACAGATGCAATGTATCGTGAAACAAAAGATAAGGTTCGAAGAAGAAAAGAACAAGGATGTATATGTGTAGATATGGAATGTTCAGCAGTGGGTGCAATAGCCTCTTTTAGAGAAAAAGAAGTATTTCATTTTTTCTATGCCGCAGACAATTTAGATAGTGAAGAGTGGAACCAAAGAAGTTTATCAAATGATGAAAAATTAATTGAAAAAGATAAAATAGCAACTATAGCTATGGAAATGGCAGTTAAAATAGCAACTAAATAA
- a CDS encoding ImmA/IrrE family metallo-endopeptidase — MNAKYEAKKLINKYKTNNPFELMDYLDILYIRYPLKGNLRGYYTKEFGEKVICIDSNLCDEEVNLVAAHELGHAILHEDKNILFISRNTLQSKDKLEKQANKFAAEILLDDSVFSEYYGYSLEEISKCECVSYELVEHKYNNLNK, encoded by the coding sequence ATGAATGCTAAATATGAAGCTAAAAAGCTTATAAATAAATATAAAACTAATAATCCTTTTGAACTTATGGATTATTTAGATATACTGTATATTCGCTATCCTCTTAAGGGAAATCTTAGAGGATATTATACTAAAGAATTTGGTGAGAAAGTTATATGTATTGATAGTAATCTTTGTGATGAGGAAGTTAACTTAGTAGCAGCCCATGAACTTGGTCATGCTATACTTCATGAAGATAAAAATATATTATTTATATCTAGAAATACACTTCAATCTAAGGATAAACTAGAAAAACAAGCTAATAAATTTGCTGCTGAAATACTTTTAGATGATAGTGTATTTAGTGAGTATTATGGCTATTCTTTAGAGGAAATTTCAAAGTGTGAATGTGTTTCTTATGAATTAGTTGAGCATAAGTACAATAATCTTAATAAGTAA
- a CDS encoding helix-turn-helix domain-containing protein, with amino-acid sequence METLSMRLKALRKEKGLTLEELAKELDTTKVTLSRYENGIREPKGETLNKLANYFNVSTDYLFARTDDKNYISDEGIADVKLEMDKMLKKIGAHGSLMFDGEPMTDEELDSFLQSMEVVLTLAKKKQESKLRGK; translated from the coding sequence ATGGAAACTTTATCTATGAGATTAAAAGCTTTAAGAAAAGAAAAAGGGTTGACTCTTGAAGAGTTAGCTAAAGAATTAGATACCACTAAGGTAACTCTATCTAGATATGAAAATGGAATAAGAGAGCCAAAAGGTGAAACTTTAAATAAATTAGCAAATTATTTTAATGTTTCTACTGATTATTTGTTTGCTAGAACTGATGATAAAAACTACATATCAGATGAAGGAATAGCTGATGTTAAATTAGAAATGGATAAAATGCTTAAAAAGATTGGAGCTCATGGTAGTTTAATGTTTGATGGTGAGCCTATGACTGATGAAGAACTAGATAGTTTCTTACAATCAATGGAAGTTGTTCTTACTTTAGCTAAGAAAAAGCAAGAGTCAAAACTAAGGGGAAAATAA
- a CDS encoding helix-turn-helix transcriptional regulator: MGYKRNLKGLRVSKGFTQKEIAKLIHMSKVTYVKKENEKSSFTVYEALDLAKILGVSVESIFLGNK, encoded by the coding sequence ATGGGATATAAAAGAAACTTAAAGGGGTTAAGGGTAAGTAAAGGATTTACACAAAAGGAGATAGCTAAACTTATACATATGTCAAAAGTAACTTATGTAAAAAAAGAAAATGAGAAAAGCTCATTTACAGTTTATGAAGCATTAGATTTAGCTAAAATACTTGGAGTTAGTGTGGAAAGCATATTTTTAGGTAACAAATAA
- a CDS encoding BRO family protein encodes MFDLKVFKSSEYGEISVVFENNKEYFEATKVAQILGYTNPRKAIRDHCDKDMGTIYRAKVITGKNKDGSLKTKNINKKFIDEANLYRLVLKSKLPSAKKFEKWVVEEILPSIRRNGVYMNDETIDEILKNPEFLLKLAQKLKGEKEKVKALNKVIKDFEPYIKIGQVVGECEDAISIGAFAKMLNSLGIDIGRNRLFYWLRVNGYIMNQGNENQPKQKYVEQGLFKTRQYVVNTNNGQKIKVTTYITGKGQKYFIKIIGEEFGYEKNYRFH; translated from the coding sequence ATGTTTGATTTAAAGGTATTTAAAAGCAGTGAATATGGAGAAATAAGTGTAGTATTTGAAAATAATAAAGAATACTTTGAAGCAACTAAAGTAGCACAAATACTAGGATATACTAATCCTAGAAAAGCAATAAGAGATCATTGTGATAAAGATATGGGGACAATTTATAGGGCAAAAGTAATAACTGGAAAAAATAAAGATGGAAGTTTAAAAACTAAAAATATAAATAAAAAATTTATAGATGAAGCAAATCTATATAGGCTAGTATTAAAATCTAAACTACCTAGTGCAAAGAAATTTGAAAAGTGGGTAGTAGAAGAGATTTTACCAAGTATAAGAAGAAATGGGGTATATATGAATGATGAAACAATAGATGAAATACTTAAAAATCCAGAATTTCTATTAAAACTAGCTCAAAAATTAAAAGGTGAAAAAGAAAAAGTAAAAGCATTAAACAAAGTTATAAAAGACTTTGAACCATATATAAAAATAGGACAAGTAGTAGGGGAATGTGAAGATGCTATAAGTATAGGTGCATTTGCTAAAATGTTAAATTCACTAGGAATAGATATTGGAAGGAATAGACTTTTTTATTGGCTTAGAGTAAATGGATATATTATGAATCAAGGAAATGAAAACCAACCAAAGCAAAAGTATGTAGAACAAGGACTATTTAAAACTCGTCAGTACGTAGTAAATACAAATAATGGTCAAAAGATAAAAGTAACTACTTATATAACAGGGAAAGGTCAAAAATATTTTATAAAAATTATAGGGGAGGAATTTGGATATGAGAAAAATTACAGATTTCATTAA
- a CDS encoding DnaD domain protein has protein sequence MAIFRKIHTQFWRDDKVLEEYTPECKIFMVYILSNQNTTQIGIYKITKKQIAFELGYSVETINTLMDIFINKYKTIKYNEETRELAIKHWGKYNLDRTGKPMMDCINKELKEVKDKSLIKYVSESIPKKEIKDLFDMYSNGDSYHHTYNESYENIGQEKEEEKDKEEYKEEEVNDVGRYAKLYEENIGFVNQLVSEWLIYISENIDIGLFKKAIEVATDRGHVNKGYINGIINKWIDNNIRSLKDLNAYEVSSKNKGDRKNGKSRYIKELEDESIYQKPSEEQIREIQRLLQ, from the coding sequence GTGGCAATATTTAGAAAGATACATACACAGTTTTGGAGAGATGATAAAGTATTAGAAGAATATACTCCAGAATGTAAAATATTTATGGTCTATATTCTTAGCAATCAAAATACTACTCAAATAGGAATATATAAAATAACTAAAAAACAGATAGCCTTTGAACTAGGCTATTCTGTTGAAACTATAAATACTTTAATGGACATATTTATAAATAAATACAAAACTATAAAATATAATGAAGAAACTAGGGAATTGGCCATTAAACATTGGGGAAAGTACAACCTAGATAGAACTGGAAAGCCAATGATGGATTGTATAAATAAAGAGCTAAAAGAAGTAAAAGATAAATCACTTATAAAATATGTAAGTGAGAGTATACCTAAAAAAGAAATAAAAGATTTGTTTGATATGTATAGCAATGGCGACTCGTACCACCATACGTATAACGAGTCGTATGAAAATATAGGACAAGAAAAAGAAGAAGAAAAAGATAAAGAAGAATATAAAGAAGAAGAAGTAAATGATGTAGGTAGGTATGCTAAATTATATGAAGAAAATATAGGATTTGTAAATCAATTAGTTAGTGAGTGGCTAATTTATATAAGTGAAAATATAGATATAGGATTATTTAAAAAAGCTATAGAAGTAGCTACTGATAGAGGACATGTTAATAAAGGGTATATAAATGGCATTATAAATAAGTGGATAGATAACAATATAAGAAGCTTAAAAGATTTAAATGCTTATGAAGTAAGTTCTAAAAACAAAGGGGATAGGAAAAATGGAAAGAGTAGATACATTAAAGAACTTGAAGATGAGTCAATATATCAAAAGCCAAGTGAAGAACAAATCAGAGAAATACAAAGACTCCTACAGTGA
- a CDS encoding ATP-binding protein: MERVDTLKNLKMSQYIKSQVKNKSEKYKDSYSEYRCVKCRDLKFIIEDNTAIPCECRALRECEDILKNSGISDEFRKKTFKNFNYAYDVQTIDAYYKALSYKKNFKNIEKTRQNSIIFMGQVGSGKTHLSLAISNDLMDSGVGVLYMPYRDVIISLKQNIMDEEYYRKAIGRYKRARVLLIDDLFKGGISKSDINIVFEIINFRYFNNLPMIVSTEKSFDELVEIDEATGSRIIEMSKDYLVSVKGKRLNYRIYG; encoded by the coding sequence ATGGAAAGAGTAGATACATTAAAGAACTTGAAGATGAGTCAATATATCAAAAGCCAAGTGAAGAACAAATCAGAGAAATACAAAGACTCCTACAGTGAGTATAGATGTGTTAAGTGTAGAGATTTAAAATTTATAATAGAAGATAATACTGCCATACCTTGTGAATGTAGGGCTTTAAGAGAGTGTGAAGATATATTAAAAAATAGTGGCATAAGTGATGAGTTTAGGAAAAAGACTTTTAAAAACTTTAATTATGCTTATGATGTTCAGACAATAGATGCTTATTACAAGGCTTTAAGCTATAAAAAGAATTTTAAAAATATAGAAAAGACTAGACAAAACTCTATAATATTTATGGGGCAAGTAGGAAGTGGCAAGACTCATTTATCTCTAGCTATTAGCAATGATTTGATGGATAGTGGAGTAGGTGTTTTGTATATGCCTTATAGGGATGTTATTATATCTCTTAAGCAAAATATTATGGATGAGGAGTATTATAGAAAAGCTATTGGTAGGTATAAAAGGGCTAGGGTACTACTTATTGATGATTTGTTTAAGGGTGGGATTAGCAAAAGTGATATAAATATTGTATTTGAGATTATTAATTTTAGATATTTTAATAATTTGCCAATGATTGTTAGTACGGAAAAGAGTTTTGATGAGCTTGTTGAAATTGATGAGGCTACTGGTAGTAGGATTATTGAGATGAGTAAGGACTATTTGGTGAGTGTTAAGGGGAAGAGGTTAAATTATAGGATATATGGATAG
- a CDS encoding Hachiman antiphage defense system protein HamA translates to MYKDDKDYTYKYKNGNINIRINNKFIIIYDNKGMNNSLGVKIKKKIPLKKDTHHNFDVHYYNDKYSFIYIEFEDNEKFYDKIFEYFFNPDRLIKYIEGKSGIKFNRTKRDYSILYKHLRLYIDDFNESKTIKELENEIKSILLDEDLLEEDEGGFKIRLDKIGRMGEYFFSCLLGEYFGFECVIPKIQLTSDPNMNVYGIDTLYYDLARDEILFGESKFCKSIENGVTLINKSLKTYEQQISDEFWCVLSNRFYKQNLNVFNDKYGDVAEVCISFEEFIKEADIKSIGIPIFIAHGRNLEKDEIIRKLSNIKKVDFLGVPTTYYCISLPIINKSKLVSAITMGIKERLEYYNEQRKHNQ, encoded by the coding sequence ATGTATAAAGATGATAAAGATTACACATATAAGTATAAAAATGGTAATATAAATATAAGGATTAATAATAAATTTATAATTATTTATGATAACAAGGGGATGAATAATAGTTTGGGAGTAAAGATTAAAAAAAAAATACCATTAAAAAAAGATACACATCATAACTTCGATGTCCATTATTACAATGATAAGTATTCTTTTATATATATAGAATTTGAAGATAATGAAAAATTTTATGATAAAATATTTGAATATTTCTTTAATCCAGATAGATTAATAAAATATATTGAAGGAAAGTCAGGAATTAAATTCAACAGAACGAAGAGAGACTACTCTATTTTATATAAACATCTCAGATTGTATATAGATGATTTTAATGAAAGTAAAACTATCAAAGAGCTAGAAAATGAAATAAAATCTATTTTATTGGACGAAGATTTACTTGAGGAAGATGAAGGGGGATTTAAAATAAGATTGGATAAGATAGGAAGAATGGGGGAGTATTTTTTTAGTTGTTTATTAGGCGAGTATTTCGGATTTGAGTGTGTGATACCTAAAATACAGTTGACGTCAGATCCGAATATGAATGTATATGGTATAGATACTTTATACTATGACTTAGCTAGAGACGAAATATTATTTGGAGAATCTAAGTTTTGTAAAAGCATAGAAAATGGTGTAACTTTAATAAATAAATCTTTAAAAACTTATGAACAACAAATATCTGATGAATTCTGGTGCGTTCTAAGTAATCGTTTTTACAAACAAAATTTAAATGTATTCAATGATAAATATGGTGATGTAGCAGAAGTATGTATTAGCTTTGAAGAATTTATAAAGGAAGCAGATATAAAATCTATAGGTATTCCTATATTTATAGCACATGGTAGAAATCTTGAAAAAGATGAAATAATAAGAAAATTATCTAATATAAAAAAAGTGGATTTTTTAGGTGTACCAACAACATATTACTGTATATCTTTACCTATTATAAATAAAAGTAAGTTAGTATCGGCAATAACTATGGGAATAAAGGAAAGGTTGGAGTATTATAATGAGCAGAGAAAACATAATCAATGA
- a CDS encoding DEAD/DEAH box helicase: protein MSRENIINDIQKIREKYIREIHVSDNKTQKIRELADILYTLDLTVYSKDYSFDSALYSALSESYIDSNISLHPGQLEIIDEIVNNNALIVSAPTSFGKTFCIFEYIIRYKPKTVVLVVPTLALVDEYLKKIIKRYNFQFKDYKIHTVIDDEKKYDFDKCNIFILTHDRVVQEESYRTFPKIDFLVIDEVYKLKKDIEDDRVLVLNMAYYNLSKISDKYLLLAPFIDSIDNIEALENEPKFFKSNYSPVVNDIKTINISNDNDRYLECRKILKSFDKDDKSIIYFPTVSGIYKYVNEIICEEPILEDLDDDVRDFIKWAKEDIHEEWCLVKALERGYLIHNGQIPIGTRMFQLDFYEESDTYNTLLCTSTLLEGINTTAKNIIITRPSRLSEKHSEKDAFTAFDFFNLVGRAGRLNQHLIGNAYYLKGSKDPKFIKEDAVKSIRFEINDDSKDIDIQKGNIEKHQEVQDFLKDLEISIEEYLSEVGSRLRFNTVLNIYIRYNKYKAELFEELDILSNDSKRGRLYLIRILYKIIEEKENKLYSNIINNLLNKSRPKIKSVVKKTLDYYKGLDINYVIAITIRLKMSYIENDFYTKLLVIKFFIVNIDPTYSHLIDILNNKVVSSIEQLYFTSSRHKKMLTDLGIYERDIDKIISIIGNDFDDATELKYKLIKNKNNLRNLSFISKYVIEKLIQ, encoded by the coding sequence ATGAGCAGAGAAAACATAATCAATGACATCCAAAAAATAAGAGAAAAGTATATTAGAGAGATACATGTATCTGATAATAAGACTCAAAAAATTAGAGAGTTAGCAGATATTCTTTATACTTTAGATTTAACGGTATATTCTAAAGATTATTCCTTTGATTCTGCATTATATAGTGCTTTATCTGAATCCTATATAGATAGCAATATATCTTTACATCCCGGACAATTAGAAATAATAGATGAAATAGTAAATAATAATGCATTAATAGTAAGTGCTCCAACTAGTTTTGGGAAAACTTTTTGTATATTTGAGTATATAATTCGATACAAACCTAAAACTGTAGTTTTGGTGGTGCCAACATTAGCTCTTGTCGATGAATACTTAAAGAAGATAATAAAAAGATATAATTTTCAGTTTAAAGATTATAAAATACATACTGTGATAGATGATGAAAAAAAATATGATTTTGATAAGTGTAATATATTTATTTTAACACACGATAGAGTAGTTCAAGAAGAATCATATAGAACATTTCCAAAGATAGATTTTTTAGTAATAGATGAAGTTTATAAACTTAAGAAGGATATAGAGGATGATAGAGTTTTAGTATTAAATATGGCATATTATAATCTCTCCAAAATATCAGATAAGTACTTGCTATTAGCTCCATTTATAGATTCGATAGATAATATTGAAGCATTGGAAAATGAACCAAAGTTTTTTAAGTCAAATTATTCACCTGTTGTAAATGATATTAAGACTATAAATATATCAAATGACAATGATAGGTATTTAGAGTGCAGAAAAATTTTAAAGAGTTTTGATAAAGATGATAAAAGTATTATATATTTTCCGACGGTATCAGGTATATATAAATATGTAAATGAAATAATATGTGAAGAACCGATTTTAGAGGATTTAGATGATGATGTGAGAGATTTTATTAAATGGGCAAAAGAAGATATACATGAAGAATGGTGCTTAGTCAAAGCTTTAGAAAGAGGATATTTAATTCATAATGGTCAAATACCCATTGGTACAAGAATGTTTCAACTAGACTTTTACGAAGAGAGTGATACTTATAACACTCTTCTATGTACATCAACCCTATTAGAAGGTATAAACACCACAGCTAAGAATATTATAATTACAAGACCCTCAAGATTATCAGAGAAACATAGTGAAAAAGATGCCTTTACAGCATTTGATTTTTTTAATCTCGTTGGGAGGGCAGGAAGGTTAAATCAACATTTAATAGGTAATGCATATTATTTAAAAGGTAGTAAGGATCCTAAATTTATCAAAGAAGATGCAGTAAAAAGTATTAGATTTGAAATAAATGATGATAGCAAAGATATAGATATTCAAAAAGGTAATATTGAAAAACATCAAGAAGTACAAGATTTTCTTAAAGATTTGGAAATATCGATAGAAGAATATTTATCAGAAGTTGGAAGTAGACTTAGATTTAATACAGTATTAAATATATACATTCGTTATAATAAATATAAAGCAGAATTGTTTGAAGAATTAGATATATTAAGTAATGATTCTAAGAGGGGGAGACTTTATCTAATTAGAATTCTATATAAAATAATAGAAGAAAAAGAGAATAAATTATACTCTAATATTATAAATAATTTACTGAATAAAAGTAGGCCTAAGATAAAATCAGTAGTAAAAAAAACTTTAGATTATTATAAAGGACTTGATATTAATTATGTTATAGCAATAACTATAAGATTAAAAATGAGTTATATAGAAAATGATTTTTATACAAAACTGTTAGTTATAAAATTTTTTATAGTTAATATTGATCCTACATATTCGCATCTTATAGATATACTTAACAATAAAGTAGTATCTTCAATTGAACAATTATATTTTACATCGTCAAGACATAAAAAAATGCTGACTGATTTAGGAATATATGAAAGAGATATTGATAAAATTATATCTATTATAGGAAATGATTTTGATGATGCTACAGAATTGAAATATAAGTTAATTAAGAATAAAAATAATTTAAGAAATTTAAGTTTTATATCTAAGTATGTAATTGAAAAGCTTATACAATAA
- a CDS encoding DUF4258 domain-containing protein, with amino-acid sequence MIESLAEKIIRKNFEEGNYEITTHAFERMNERMIDIDDVERCVVQGETIEFQKDIDTKDIKVLFQEDTEDIPEFYVVVKASYDMPSIVTVCRTDSEVWECIDNVLRRKERFRR; translated from the coding sequence ATGATTGAATCACTAGCAGAAAAAATAATAAGAAAGAACTTTGAAGAGGGGAATTATGAAATAACGACCCATGCATTTGAAAGAATGAATGAGAGAATGATAGATATAGATGATGTAGAGAGATGTGTAGTACAAGGAGAAACAATTGAATTTCAAAAGGATATAGATACGAAAGATATAAAAGTATTATTTCAAGAAGATACTGAGGATATTCCTGAATTTTATGTTGTAGTAAAGGCATCATATGATATGCCGTCAATTGTAACAGTATGTAGAACTGATAGTGAAGTTTGGGAATGTATAGATAATGTTTTACGTAGAAAGGAGAGATTTAGAAGATGA
- a CDS encoding helix-turn-helix domain-containing protein, producing the protein MTKKCYICDSNMNKTTTSIKTGWGEYKLTIDGISANVCPNCGEITLESKEAIMIQKLSKSLSSIDDKEKPNILNLTEVADLLRVSNQTIYNMIRDGRIKAYKVGREWRFLRKDIETFMSEDVCHIAARGQKNTLTDNDTKIIEKYL; encoded by the coding sequence ATGACGAAAAAATGTTATATATGTGATAGTAATATGAATAAAACTACTACCTCAATTAAAACAGGATGGGGAGAATATAAATTAACGATAGATGGTATCAGTGCAAATGTATGTCCAAACTGTGGAGAAATAACTTTAGAAAGTAAAGAAGCTATAATGATTCAAAAACTTAGTAAAAGTTTATCAAGTATAGATGATAAAGAAAAACCTAATATATTAAATTTAACCGAAGTAGCAGATTTGCTTAGAGTAAGCAATCAAACAATATATAATATGATAAGAGATGGAAGAATTAAAGCATATAAAGTTGGTAGAGAATGGAGATTCTTAAGAAAAGATATAGAAACATTCATGAGTGAAGATGTATGTCACATAGCTGCAAGAGGACAAAAAAATACACTAACAGACAATGATACTAAAATAATCGAGAAGTATCTTTAG
- a CDS encoding ImmA/IrrE family metallo-endopeptidase, protein MRKYINDKKPEIYAEEIIQALNLEPPIDLEKICEYYDVNVNNEPLKNVEAILIISKGKKNILINESKYIYNERKRFTIAHEIGHLFIPWHDNISGCTGIGNFNSEDNVENEADLFASALLIPKNDIIKDIEGKSVTLSLIEELARKYQVSLGAMTRRILKYTDDNVVALFYFKNGKKIVQASSASFSSSLKSGKIKESAADKMITGKMYKSKVLQEHTYNTWFSDSKEGYMIVEESLYQSNFDRVFTLIRKYTFTDNNESILDF, encoded by the coding sequence ATGAGAAAATATATAAATGATAAAAAACCAGAAATATACGCAGAAGAAATTATACAAGCGTTAAATTTAGAGCCACCTATTGATCTTGAGAAGATATGTGAATACTATGATGTGAATGTTAATAATGAACCTTTAAAAAATGTAGAAGCTATATTGATTATATCTAAGGGAAAAAAGAATATATTAATAAATGAATCTAAATACATTTATAATGAAAGAAAAAGATTCACAATAGCTCATGAAATTGGTCACTTATTCATACCATGGCATGATAATATATCTGGGTGTACTGGTATAGGCAATTTTAATTCTGAGGATAATGTAGAGAACGAAGCAGATTTATTTGCATCAGCTTTACTAATACCTAAAAATGATATAATTAAGGATATAGAAGGAAAGAGTGTCACTTTATCATTAATAGAGGAATTAGCTAGAAAGTATCAAGTATCTTTAGGAGCAATGACTAGAAGGATATTGAAATATACGGATGATAATGTAGTAGCATTATTTTATTTTAAAAATGGTAAAAAGATAGTACAAGCATCATCAGCTTCATTTAGTTCTAGTTTAAAATCAGGCAAAATAAAAGAATCGGCAGCCGATAAGATGATAACAGGCAAAATGTATAAGTCGAAAGTATTACAAGAACATACGTATAATACCTGGTTTAGTGATAGTAAAGAAGGTTATATGATTGTAGAGGAATCATTATATCAAAGTAATTTTGACAGAGTCTTTACATTAATTAGAAAATATACATTTACAGATAATAATGAATCTATATTAGATTTTTAA
- a CDS encoding GntR family transcriptional regulator, translating to MIINLNFESEVPIYLQLRNEIVIGIGKGEFVQGEGIPTVRQMAEDLGINPMTVNKAYGLLKREGFITIDRRHGAKVNLLSGGKLEFKEKLEEDLNLVISEASIKGVKKEEFMDMCENIFSLMKCVSLDSK from the coding sequence ATGATTATTAATTTAAATTTTGAAAGTGAAGTTCCTATTTATTTACAACTTAGAAATGAGATTGTAATAGGAATTGGTAAGGGGGAATTTGTTCAGGGAGAAGGTATTCCTACTGTTAGACAAATGGCTGAGGATTTAGGGATTAATCCTATGACAGTCAATAAGGCTTACGGACTTTTAAAAAGAGAAGGTTTTATCACAATTGATAGAAGGCATGGAGCTAAGGTTAATTTACTTTCTGGTGGAAAGTTGGAGTTTAAGGAAAAGTTAGAAGAAGACTTGAATTTGGTTATATCAGAGGCGAGTATCAAAGGTGTAAAAAAAGAAGAGTTTATGGATATGTGTGAGAATATATTTAGTCTGATGAAATGTGTGTCTTTAGATAGCAAATAG